A genomic window from Enterobacter sp. R4-368 includes:
- a CDS encoding DUF1380 family protein, with amino-acid sequence MYGTVNALCAKLTEKYTPDEPLALIVWTKEDVLACLDEYGVTGDMAARIVGLIAGLDGVHECGVGLDTLTCLLENLREEEARQREISVPAAALENVMALAGEFLRMEEIQGGEGAAQRLYPVESGALRTLRETLGR; translated from the coding sequence ATGTACGGAACCGTTAACGCGCTGTGCGCGAAACTGACTGAAAAATACACCCCGGACGAGCCGCTGGCGCTGATTGTCTGGACAAAAGAGGACGTGCTGGCCTGTCTGGATGAGTACGGCGTGACGGGGGACATGGCCGCCCGGATTGTCGGCCTGATTGCCGGGCTGGACGGTGTCCATGAATGCGGCGTGGGGCTGGATACCCTGACTTGCCTGCTGGAAAATCTGCGCGAGGAGGAGGCCCGGCAGCGTGAGATTTCCGTTCCGGCCGCCGCGCTGGAAAACGTGATGGCGCTGGCGGGGGAATTCCTGCGCATGGAAGAGATACAGGGCGGGGAGGGGGCGGCGCAGCGTCTTTACCCGGTTGAGTCCGGTGCACTGCGGACACTGCGCGAAACCCTGGGACGATAA